A window from Aquabacterium sp. NJ1 encodes these proteins:
- the rpsH gene encoding 30S ribosomal protein S8 yields the protein MSMSDPIADMLTRIRNAQMVNKTAVALPSSKLKVAIAQVLKDEGYIDGFAVTGEAAKPTLEISLKYYAGRPVIERIERVSRPGLRIYKGRHDIPQVQNGLGVAIVTTPKGVMTDRKARAAGIGGEVLCYVA from the coding sequence ATGAGCATGAGTGATCCCATCGCCGACATGCTGACACGCATTCGCAACGCCCAAATGGTCAACAAGACCGCCGTTGCACTGCCGTCGTCCAAGCTGAAAGTCGCGATTGCCCAGGTCCTGAAGGACGAAGGCTACATCGACGGTTTCGCCGTCACCGGCGAAGCTGCGAAGCCCACACTGGAAATTTCGCTGAAGTACTACGCAGGTCGCCCGGTCATCGAGCGCATCGAGCGTGTGTCCCGTCCTGGTCTGCGCATCTACAAGGGCCGTCACGACATTCCTCAGGTCCAGAACGGCCTGGGTGTGGCTATCGTGACAACCCCCAAGGGTGTGATGACCGATCGCAAGGCCCGCGCTGCCGGTATCGGTGGCGAAGTGCTCTGCTACGTCGCCTAA
- the rpsN gene encoding 30S ribosomal protein S14: MAKVSLKQREEKREKLVAKYAKKVAELKAVINDSKKSDEERYAARLELQKLPRNANPTRLRARCGLTGRPRGTFRQFGLGRMKIRELAFAGDIPGVTKASW; this comes from the coding sequence ATGGCAAAAGTATCCCTGAAGCAACGCGAAGAAAAGCGCGAAAAGCTGGTTGCCAAGTACGCCAAGAAGGTCGCCGAACTGAAGGCTGTCATCAACGACAGCAAGAAGTCCGACGAAGAGCGCTACGCCGCTCGTCTTGAACTGCAAAAGCTGCCCCGTAACGCCAACCCCACCCGTCTGCGCGCACGCTGCGGTCTGACTGGTCGCCCACGTGGCACCTTCCGTCAGTTCGGCCTGGGCCGTATGAAGATCCGTGAATTGGCATTCGCTGGCGACATCCCCGGTGTCACCAAGGCGAGCTGGTAA
- the rplE gene encoding 50S ribosomal protein L5 produces MAQQQARLQQIYREKIVPELMKQFGYKSIMEVPRLTKITLNMGVSEAVSDKKVMEHAVSDLTKIAGQKPVITMSKKAIAGFKIRENMPIGTMVTLRGVTMFEFLDRFVTISLPRVRDFRGISGRSFDGRGNYNVGVKEQIIFPEIEYDKIDAIRGLNISITTTAKTDEEAKALLAAFKFPFKN; encoded by the coding sequence ATGGCTCAACAACAAGCTCGCCTGCAGCAGATCTACCGCGAAAAGATCGTGCCTGAACTGATGAAGCAGTTCGGCTACAAGTCGATCATGGAAGTGCCGCGTCTGACCAAGATCACCCTGAACATGGGTGTCTCGGAAGCCGTGTCGGACAAGAAGGTCATGGAGCACGCCGTGAGCGACCTGACCAAGATCGCCGGCCAGAAGCCCGTGATCACCATGTCCAAGAAGGCTATCGCCGGTTTCAAGATCCGCGAAAACATGCCTATCGGCACGATGGTCACCCTGCGCGGTGTCACGATGTTCGAATTCCTGGACCGTTTCGTCACGATCTCGCTGCCCCGCGTTCGTGACTTCCGCGGTATCTCTGGTCGTTCTTTTGACGGTCGCGGCAACTACAACGTCGGCGTCAAGGAACAGATCATCTTCCCGGAAATCGAGTACGACAAGATCGACGCCATCCGTGGTCTGAACATCAGCATCACGACGACGGCCAAGACCGACGAAGAAGCCAAGGCTCTCCTGGCTGCTTTCAAGTTCCCGTTCAAGAACTGA
- the rplX gene encoding 50S ribosomal protein L24 translates to MNKLKTGDQVIVLTGRDKGKRGTVSARVDDSHLLVDGVNVAKKHVKPNPMKGTTGGIVDKTMPIHQSNVAIFNPASGKADRVGIKLLADGKKVRVFKSSGEEIKA, encoded by the coding sequence ATGAACAAACTCAAGACAGGCGATCAGGTCATCGTTCTGACCGGTCGCGACAAAGGCAAGCGTGGCACCGTCTCCGCTCGCGTGGACGACTCCCATCTGCTGGTTGATGGCGTGAACGTTGCCAAGAAGCACGTCAAGCCCAACCCCATGAAGGGCACCACCGGCGGCATCGTTGACAAGACCATGCCCATCCACCAGTCCAACGTGGCGATTTTCAACCCTGCCTCTGGCAAGGCTGACCGCGTCGGTATCAAGCTCCTGGCTGACGGCAAGAAAGTGCGCGTCTTCAAGTCCAGCGGCGAAGAAATCAAGGCTTGA
- the rplN gene encoding 50S ribosomal protein L14, translated as MIQMQSRLDVADNTGAKSVMCIKVLGGSKRRYAGIGDIIKVSIKEAAPRGRVKKGEVYSAVVVRTAKGVRRQDGSLVKFDGNAAVLLNAKLEPIGTRIFGPVTRELRNERFMKIVSLAPEVL; from the coding sequence ATGATCCAAATGCAATCGCGACTTGACGTCGCTGACAACACTGGTGCTAAGAGCGTCATGTGCATCAAGGTGCTCGGTGGCTCTAAGCGTCGTTACGCCGGTATCGGCGACATCATCAAGGTGAGCATCAAAGAAGCTGCACCTCGTGGCCGCGTCAAGAAGGGCGAGGTTTACAGCGCTGTGGTCGTCCGTACCGCCAAGGGTGTTCGTCGTCAAGACGGTTCCCTGGTGAAGTTCGACGGCAATGCCGCCGTGCTGCTGAACGCCAAGCTCGAGCCTATCGGCACACGTATCTTCGGCCCAGTGACGCGTGAACTGCGTAACGAGCGCTTCATGAAGATCGTTTCGCTGGCTCCTGAGGTTCTGTAA
- the tldD gene encoding metalloprotease TldD, with product MIAVDATIARLQTARELLLAPFGLDESTLLKALKVITEHRVDDADLYFQYTRSEGWSLEEGIVKSGSFGIDQGVGVRAISGEKTAFAYSDDISEAALLDAARTVRTIAAAGQSRRVKVGEHRVAASRSLYASFDPIASLDSAAKVALLEDVERRARAKDPRVVQVMAGLGCEYDVVLIARADGTLAADVRPLIRLSLTVIAEQSGRREVGSSGGGGRYDLSYFTPAVTDQYVDQAVHAALINLEARPAPAGEMTVVLGNGWPGILLHEAVGHGLEGDFNRKGSSVFSGRVGQRVAAKGVTVLDDGTIPDRRGSLNIDDEGHATQRTVLIEDGILKGYMQDATNARLMKTGQTGNGRRESYAHLPMPRMTNTYMLAGDKDPHEIVASIDRGLYAVNFGGGQVDITSGKFVFSASEAYWVENGKIQYPVKGATLIGNGPEAMTRVSMIGNDLALDSGVGTCGKEGQSVPVGVGQPTLRIDGLTVGGTA from the coding sequence ATGATCGCCGTCGACGCCACCATCGCCCGTCTCCAGACCGCCCGCGAGTTGCTGCTTGCCCCCTTCGGTCTGGACGAATCCACCCTGCTCAAGGCCCTCAAGGTCATCACCGAACACCGGGTCGATGACGCGGACCTGTACTTCCAGTACACCCGCAGCGAAGGCTGGAGCCTGGAAGAAGGCATCGTCAAGTCCGGCAGCTTCGGCATCGACCAGGGCGTGGGCGTGCGCGCCATCTCCGGTGAAAAAACCGCCTTCGCCTACTCCGACGACATCTCCGAAGCCGCCTTGCTGGACGCCGCCCGCACCGTGCGCACCATTGCCGCCGCAGGCCAGAGCCGCCGCGTCAAGGTGGGTGAGCACCGCGTGGCCGCCTCACGCAGCCTGTACGCCTCCTTCGACCCCATCGCCTCGCTCGACAGCGCCGCCAAAGTCGCCCTGCTGGAAGACGTTGAACGTCGCGCACGTGCCAAGGACCCGCGCGTGGTGCAGGTCATGGCTGGCCTGGGCTGCGAATACGACGTCGTGCTGATTGCCCGTGCCGATGGCACCCTGGCCGCCGACGTCCGCCCCCTGATCCGCCTGTCGCTCACTGTGATCGCCGAACAAAGTGGCCGCCGTGAAGTCGGCTCCTCCGGCGGCGGTGGCCGCTACGACCTGTCCTACTTCACGCCCGCCGTGACCGACCAGTACGTGGACCAGGCCGTGCACGCCGCCCTGATCAACCTGGAAGCCCGCCCCGCGCCCGCTGGCGAAATGACCGTGGTCCTGGGCAACGGCTGGCCCGGCATCCTGCTGCACGAGGCCGTCGGCCACGGCCTGGAAGGTGACTTCAACCGCAAGGGCTCCAGCGTGTTCTCGGGCCGGGTGGGCCAGCGCGTGGCCGCCAAGGGCGTCACCGTCCTGGACGACGGCACCATCCCCGACCGCCGCGGCTCGCTCAACATCGACGACGAGGGTCACGCCACCCAGCGCACCGTGCTGATCGAGGACGGCATCCTCAAGGGCTATATGCAGGACGCCACCAACGCTCGCCTGATGAAGACCGGGCAGACCGGCAACGGCCGTCGCGAAAGCTACGCCCACCTGCCCATGCCCCGCATGACCAACACCTACATGCTGGCCGGCGACAAGGATCCCCACGAAATCGTGGCCTCCATCGACCGCGGCCTGTACGCCGTGAACTTCGGCGGCGGCCAGGTGGACATCACCTCCGGCAAGTTCGTTTTCTCCGCCAGCGAGGCCTATTGGGTCGAAAACGGCAAGATCCAGTATCCGGTCAAGGGCGCGACCCTGATCGGCAACGGCCCCGAGGCCATGACCCGCGTCAGCATGATCGGCAACGACCTGGCGCTGGACTCCGGCGTCGGCACCTGCGGCAAGGAAGGCCAGAGCGTCCCGGTGGGCGTCGGCCAGCCGACTCTGCGCATCGATGGCCTGACGGTGGGCGGCACCGCCTGA
- a CDS encoding lipase secretion chaperone, producing the protein MKMPAMQMRGWKTVGALALAAVAMAAWVAHKGAADAPAGSGTPGASGWSMISPTPDAPAGAGSAPAAALTPEQVRTRLFRDGSFAGTEPSGDWCVASAKLSPCPELRKRFEYYILGLGEVSIADIKALVADEARKAHGEQLANEIMAIWDKYWQLRTYAWRNRFDQSDRSTWMPVFEEQKAVRRQILGADWAKAFFDQDEQHFKQYYDQLESGLPPPPDPGEPVPQMAPGKDPAAVRAERVARYGEAAADRLAKADEEWADWERRLAGARAEWDRLKGSPNLSDAQRKQDMQAYINNNFKPDEYLRVQALLHL; encoded by the coding sequence ATGAAGATGCCCGCGATGCAGATGCGTGGATGGAAGACGGTGGGGGCACTGGCCCTTGCCGCCGTGGCCATGGCCGCCTGGGTGGCCCACAAGGGCGCGGCCGATGCGCCGGCAGGCAGCGGTACCCCCGGTGCTTCCGGATGGAGCATGATCAGCCCCACCCCTGATGCGCCCGCTGGTGCAGGCTCCGCACCCGCCGCAGCCCTGACCCCGGAACAAGTGCGCACCCGCCTGTTCAGGGATGGCTCCTTCGCCGGCACCGAACCTTCGGGTGACTGGTGCGTGGCCTCTGCCAAGCTCAGCCCCTGCCCTGAGCTGCGCAAACGCTTCGAGTACTACATCCTGGGCCTGGGCGAGGTGAGCATCGCCGACATCAAGGCCCTGGTGGCCGACGAAGCGCGCAAGGCGCACGGCGAGCAACTGGCCAACGAGATCATGGCCATCTGGGACAAGTACTGGCAGCTGCGCACCTACGCCTGGCGCAACCGGTTCGACCAGTCCGACCGCAGCACCTGGATGCCTGTCTTCGAGGAGCAGAAGGCCGTACGCCGTCAGATCCTGGGTGCCGACTGGGCCAAGGCCTTCTTCGATCAGGACGAGCAGCACTTCAAGCAGTACTACGACCAACTCGAATCCGGCCTGCCGCCGCCACCTGACCCTGGAGAGCCCGTGCCCCAGATGGCGCCCGGCAAGGACCCGGCCGCCGTGCGCGCCGAGCGCGTGGCCCGCTATGGCGAAGCCGCTGCCGACCGCCTGGCCAAGGCCGACGAAGAATGGGCCGACTGGGAGCGTCGCCTCGCCGGTGCCCGCGCCGAATGGGATCGCCTCAAGGGTTCGCCCAACCTGTCGGACGCCCAGCGCAAGCAGGACATGCAGGCCTACATCAACAACAACTTCAAGCCCGACGAGTACCTGCGCGTCCAGGCCCTTCTTCACCTGTGA
- a CDS encoding triacylglycerol lipase has translation MPFNASLKTLCTAVAMTAAAMSVAPAAHAGTTAKTKYPIVLVHGFIGFDNVLGIQYFYQIPSALRNEGATVYIASVNPSQTTEFRGEELIQQMKQWAAKDGVKKFNLIGHSHGGPTVRYAAGTVPSMVASVSTMAGTHFGSKVADDILANTTPGGTFDTAATAGLKLISWLTGNKTTSQTDLLTALNALSTPGAAAFNAKFPVGAPTTTCGSGPLTAKIAGNSMNWYSFSGTSVKTNGWDVSDALLAYTADYFKGEANDGLVSRCSSHWGKVIKDNYTWNHLDEINQVLGTIGSGAADPVAFYVQHANRLKWAFL, from the coding sequence ATGCCATTCAACGCTTCCCTCAAAACCCTCTGCACGGCCGTGGCCATGACTGCCGCGGCCATGTCCGTCGCCCCGGCAGCCCACGCCGGCACCACCGCCAAGACCAAGTACCCCATCGTGCTGGTCCACGGCTTCATCGGCTTTGACAACGTGCTGGGTATCCAGTACTTCTATCAAATCCCCAGCGCCCTGCGCAACGAAGGCGCCACCGTCTACATCGCCTCGGTCAACCCCTCGCAGACCACCGAATTCCGTGGTGAAGAGCTGATCCAGCAGATGAAGCAGTGGGCCGCCAAGGACGGCGTCAAGAAGTTCAACCTGATCGGCCACAGCCATGGCGGCCCCACCGTGCGCTACGCCGCCGGCACCGTGCCCTCCATGGTGGCCTCGGTCAGCACCATGGCCGGCACGCACTTCGGCTCCAAGGTCGCCGACGACATCCTGGCCAACACCACCCCGGGCGGCACCTTCGACACCGCCGCGACCGCCGGCCTGAAGCTGATCTCCTGGCTGACCGGCAACAAGACCACCAGCCAGACCGACCTGCTGACTGCGCTCAACGCGCTGAGCACGCCGGGTGCAGCGGCCTTCAACGCCAAGTTCCCGGTCGGCGCGCCCACCACCACCTGCGGCAGCGGCCCGCTCACGGCCAAGATCGCCGGCAACAGCATGAACTGGTACTCGTTCTCCGGCACCTCGGTCAAGACCAATGGCTGGGACGTGTCCGATGCCTTGCTGGCCTACACCGCCGACTACTTCAAGGGCGAGGCCAACGACGGCCTGGTGTCGCGGTGTTCCAGCCACTGGGGCAAGGTCATCAAGGACAACTACACCTGGAACCATCTGGACGAAATCAACCAGGTCCTGGGTACCATCGGCTCTGGCGCGGCTGATCCCGTGGCCTTCTACGTCCAGCACGCCAACCGCCTGAAGTGGGCCTTCCTCTGA
- a CDS encoding triacylglycerol lipase, which produces MTSSSLRRICAAVALTAAAVAAAPAHAQLSLSSLLSPASKTKYPIVLVHGFIGFDNVLGIQYFYQIPKALRDDGATVYIASVNPSQTTEFRGEELVQQMKQWAAKDGVKKFNLIGHSHGGPTVRYAAGTVPSMVASVSTMAATHFGSKVADDILASTTPDGTFDKLATAGLQLIGWLTGNTTYKQADLLTALNALSTKGSEAFNAKFPVGAPTTTCGSGPEVASVNGNSMRWYSFSGTSVKTNGWDISDAILAYTADYFKGEPNDGLVARCSSHWGKVIKDNYAWNHLDEVNQVLGIVGKDAPDPVAFYKQQANRLKLAGL; this is translated from the coding sequence ATGACGTCTTCATCCCTTCGCCGCATCTGCGCCGCTGTTGCGCTGACCGCCGCCGCCGTGGCCGCCGCACCCGCGCATGCCCAGTTGTCTTTGTCGAGCCTGCTGAGCCCGGCCTCCAAGACCAAGTACCCCATCGTGCTGGTCCACGGCTTCATCGGTTTCGACAACGTGCTGGGCATCCAGTACTTCTATCAAATCCCCAAGGCCCTGCGTGACGACGGCGCCACCGTCTACATCGCCTCGGTCAACCCTTCGCAGACCACCGAGTTCCGCGGCGAAGAGCTGGTCCAGCAGATGAAGCAGTGGGCCGCCAAGGACGGCGTCAAGAAGTTCAACCTGATCGGCCACAGCCATGGCGGCCCCACCGTGCGTTACGCCGCCGGCACCGTGCCCTCCATGGTGGCCTCGGTCAGCACCATGGCGGCCACCCACTTCGGCTCCAAGGTCGCTGACGACATCCTGGCCAGCACCACGCCCGACGGCACGTTTGACAAGCTGGCCACCGCGGGCCTGCAACTCATCGGCTGGCTCACCGGCAATACCACCTACAAGCAGGCTGATCTGCTCACAGCGCTCAACGCCTTGAGCACCAAGGGCTCCGAAGCCTTCAATGCCAAGTTCCCGGTTGGTGCCCCGACCACCACCTGCGGCAGCGGCCCCGAAGTGGCCAGCGTGAACGGCAACAGCATGCGCTGGTACTCGTTCTCGGGCACCTCGGTCAAGACCAATGGCTGGGACATTTCCGATGCCATCCTGGCCTACACCGCCGACTACTTCAAGGGCGAGCCCAACGACGGCCTGGTGGCGCGCTGTTCCAGCCACTGGGGCAAGGTCATCAAGGACAACTACGCCTGGAACCACCTGGACGAAGTCAACCAGGTCCTGGGCATCGTGGGCAAGGATGCCCCGGACCCTGTGGCCTTCTACAAGCAGCAGGCCAACCGTCTGAAGCTGGCGGGCTTGTGA
- the rsmI gene encoding 16S rRNA (cytidine(1402)-2'-O)-methyltransferase: MLLQAAHQVAGSQQYPKGALYLVATPIGNLADMSLRALHVLSLVDVVACEDTRVTGNLLRHLGLDKKLIALHQHNEVGGAQGVLALLQAGQRVAYVSDAGTPAVSDPGAHLVHAAQLAGLPVVALPGASSVTTAMSVAGDAHAQGFRFLGFLPSKGAARVNALREVLGQDHSVVLFEAPHRIEALATELAEVLPQGRVTVCRELTKQFESITTMDITTMADWLKGDANRLRGEFVLVVHAVPSAQDSQALSPAMEAILAELVRHIPVKQAAGLVADAAGLPRKALYDVALAHRQADQDLGESD, from the coding sequence ATGCTGCTCCAGGCGGCTCACCAGGTGGCCGGCAGCCAGCAGTATCCCAAAGGTGCGCTCTACCTGGTCGCCACGCCCATCGGCAACCTGGCCGACATGAGCCTGCGCGCCCTGCATGTGCTCAGCCTGGTGGACGTCGTGGCCTGCGAAGACACCCGTGTCACCGGCAACCTGCTGCGTCACCTGGGGCTCGACAAAAAGCTGATCGCGCTGCACCAGCACAACGAAGTGGGCGGTGCGCAAGGTGTGCTGGCGCTGCTGCAAGCAGGCCAACGCGTGGCTTATGTGAGTGACGCCGGCACGCCTGCCGTCTCCGACCCCGGCGCCCACCTGGTTCACGCGGCGCAACTGGCGGGCCTGCCTGTGGTGGCCCTGCCTGGCGCCAGCAGCGTCACCACTGCCATGAGTGTGGCCGGTGATGCCCACGCCCAGGGCTTTCGCTTCCTGGGCTTCCTGCCCTCCAAAGGCGCCGCCCGCGTCAACGCCCTGCGTGAGGTGCTGGGCCAGGACCACAGCGTGGTGCTGTTCGAGGCGCCGCACCGCATCGAAGCCCTGGCCACCGAGCTGGCCGAAGTGCTGCCCCAGGGCCGCGTCACCGTCTGTCGCGAGCTGACCAAGCAGTTCGAGAGCATCACCACGATGGACATCACCACCATGGCCGACTGGCTCAAGGGCGATGCCAACCGCCTGCGCGGCGAGTTCGTGCTGGTCGTGCATGCCGTGCCCTCGGCGCAGGACTCCCAGGCGTTGTCTCCCGCGATGGAGGCCATCCTGGCCGAACTGGTGCGCCACATCCCTGTCAAGCAGGCCGCCGGTCTGGTCGCCGACGCGGCCGGCTTGCCGCGCAAGGCGCTGTACGACGTTGCCCTGGCGCATCGCCAGGCCGATCAGGATCTCGGCGAATCGGACTGA
- a CDS encoding YraN family protein, with protein sequence MASKVTTKSRGDEGEDKALVYLQGQGLTLVERNYRVARGPSARGAEVDLIMRDRDGTLVFVEVRVRSGADHGGAAATVSRGKQRKCIMGAQYYLMNLREWPPCRFDVVAIDGEALHWIPAAFDAS encoded by the coding sequence TTGGCATCAAAGGTCACAACGAAATCCCGGGGAGATGAGGGAGAAGACAAGGCACTGGTCTATTTGCAAGGCCAGGGCCTGACGCTGGTCGAACGCAATTATCGGGTGGCGCGCGGCCCGAGCGCCCGCGGCGCCGAAGTGGACCTGATCATGCGTGACCGCGACGGCACCTTGGTGTTCGTGGAGGTGCGCGTGCGCAGTGGCGCGGACCATGGCGGCGCAGCGGCCACCGTCAGCCGCGGCAAACAGCGCAAATGCATCATGGGGGCGCAGTATTACCTGATGAACCTGCGCGAATGGCCGCCCTGCCGCTTCGACGTGGTCGCCATCGATGGTGAAGCTTTACATTGGATCCCCGCAGCCTTTGATGCGTCCTGA
- a CDS encoding SIS domain-containing protein → MPDSHFQQTSLQQPLLETADWLYQSSDRLAQQLNYAAQAIMHTITSGGRVLCAGEGEAAWLAQQAASLLVNGSGRERPPLAAHALIPPQGGAQASLTQQVRALGHPGDVWLAFSMERDEADLRTATEAARDNDLTLVAFTGESARTLGPLMRDTDVWVPLPGTRPETLFATGWLALHGLCAAVDTHLLGEDA, encoded by the coding sequence ATGCCGGACTCCCATTTTCAGCAGACATCGCTTCAGCAACCCTTGCTGGAGACCGCCGACTGGCTCTACCAATCGTCAGACCGCCTGGCGCAGCAACTCAACTATGCCGCGCAGGCCATCATGCACACCATCACCTCTGGTGGACGTGTGCTGTGTGCCGGCGAGGGCGAGGCCGCCTGGCTGGCGCAACAGGCCGCGTCGCTGCTGGTCAATGGCTCGGGGCGCGAGCGCCCTCCCCTGGCCGCACATGCGCTGATCCCGCCCCAAGGTGGCGCGCAAGCCTCGCTGACGCAGCAGGTGCGGGCGCTGGGCCACCCGGGTGACGTGTGGCTGGCGTTTTCGATGGAGCGCGACGAGGCCGACCTGCGTACCGCCACGGAAGCCGCGCGCGACAACGACCTGACCCTGGTTGCCTTCACGGGAGAAAGCGCCCGAACCCTGGGGCCCTTGATGCGTGACACGGATGTCTGGGTGCCCCTGCCCGGCACCCGCCCTGAAACCCTGTTTGCCACGGGCTGGCTGGCCTTGCATGGCCTGTGCGCTGCCGTGGACACCCATTTGCTTGGAGAGGATGCCTGA
- a CDS encoding BON domain-containing protein: MFQTITKQRTLRWVAAAVLTMGSLSACAPLVLGTAVGSAFVATDRRTSGMQLEDQTIEIKASNRIKDAIGSLGHVNVNAYNRWILLTGEVPTEADKTAAEQAARAVENVSNVYNELTVSLNSSLGSRSSDVLLAGKIKATLVDARDIISNAFSVVVERGDVFIMGLVTEREANRAAELAASVKGVNRVVKVMQIISEDELARKLPRPPQQ; this comes from the coding sequence ATGTTCCAGACGATCACGAAACAACGCACGCTGCGCTGGGTTGCCGCCGCCGTGCTGACCATGGGCAGCCTGTCTGCCTGCGCGCCGCTGGTGCTGGGCACCGCCGTGGGTAGCGCCTTCGTGGCGACCGATCGCCGCACGTCGGGGATGCAGCTGGAAGACCAGACCATCGAGATCAAGGCCAGCAACCGCATCAAGGATGCGATTGGTAGCCTGGGCCATGTCAATGTGAATGCGTACAACCGCTGGATCTTGCTGACCGGCGAGGTGCCCACGGAGGCAGACAAGACCGCTGCCGAGCAGGCGGCGCGTGCGGTGGAGAACGTGTCCAACGTCTACAACGAGTTGACGGTGAGCCTCAACAGTTCGCTGGGGTCACGCTCGAGTGATGTGCTGCTGGCGGGCAAGATCAAGGCGACGCTGGTGGATGCGCGCGACATCATCTCGAATGCGTTCAGCGTGGTGGTGGAGCGCGGCGATGTGTTCATCATGGGTCTGGTCACCGAGCGCGAGGCGAATCGTGCGGCTGAACTGGCGGCCAGCGTGAAGGGCGTGAACCGGGTGGTGAAGGTGATGCAGATCATCAGCGAGGATGAGCTGGCTCGCAAGCTGCCGCGGCCACCGCAGCAGTAA
- a CDS encoding NAD(P)-dependent oxidoreductase, whose protein sequence is MTAADKTYEPSTARKVAFIGLGTMGAPMAVHLLRAGHDVTVYNRTAAKARAWVAEHGGKQASTPAEAAQGAEIVITCVGNDDDLREVVSGPEGALQTLPKGGVLVDHTTTSAEVARELSHLALEHGCSFVDAPVSGGNLGAINGVLTVMCGGAAYAFDRVKPVIAAYSRAVTLLGDSGSGQLAKMVNQICVGGVLQSLAEALAFGQKAGLDMQQVIEVISQGAASSWQMVNRGPTMIKDEFDFGFAVDWMRKDLGLVLEEGRRQGSRLPVTALIDQFYADVQAMGGGRLDTSSLIKRLR, encoded by the coding sequence ATGACCGCTGCCGACAAGACCTACGAACCTTCAACCGCCCGCAAGGTGGCCTTCATTGGCCTGGGCACCATGGGCGCGCCCATGGCCGTGCACCTGCTGCGTGCGGGTCATGATGTGACCGTCTACAACCGCACAGCGGCCAAGGCACGTGCCTGGGTGGCCGAGCATGGCGGCAAGCAGGCGTCCACGCCGGCCGAAGCGGCACAAGGCGCGGAGATCGTGATCACCTGTGTGGGCAATGACGATGACCTGCGCGAGGTGGTCAGCGGCCCCGAAGGCGCCCTGCAGACCTTGCCCAAGGGCGGGGTGCTGGTGGACCACACCACGACCTCGGCCGAGGTGGCGCGTGAACTGTCGCACCTGGCGCTGGAACACGGGTGCTCGTTTGTGGATGCGCCCGTGTCGGGTGGCAACCTGGGCGCCATCAATGGGGTGCTAACGGTGATGTGTGGTGGCGCGGCTTACGCGTTTGACCGCGTCAAGCCGGTGATCGCGGCTTACTCGCGCGCCGTGACCTTGCTGGGTGACAGTGGTTCGGGGCAGCTCGCCAAGATGGTCAACCAGATCTGCGTGGGCGGCGTGCTGCAGAGCCTGGCCGAGGCGCTGGCTTTCGGTCAGAAGGCCGGGCTGGACATGCAGCAGGTGATCGAGGTGATCTCCCAGGGGGCGGCCAGCAGCTGGCAGATGGTCAACCGCGGGCCCACCATGATCAAGGACGAGTTCGACTTTGGTTTTGCGGTGGACTGGATGCGCAAGGACCTGGGGCTGGTGCTGGAAGAAGGGCGCCGGCAGGGCTCGCGTTTGCCGGTGACGGCCTTGATCGACCAGTTCTATGCGGATGTGCAGGCCATGGGCGGCGGCAGGCTGGATACGTCGAGCTTGATCAAGCGTTTGCGTTGA